In Deltaproteobacteria bacterium, the genomic window TCGCGGAACAAGACCATGCGCATGGCCACCGCGCGGCGGACTTTGTCTTGGCCTTCATCGGTTGTGGCGTACTGTTTGATAAAGCTCTGCGGCACGCTGCCGTGGCCTTCTTCGTCTTCGGTGATTTTTCGATATGGCTGTTTGATCCACTCGGGCACAGCGGAAGAATGCAGACACATCTGAATAAGATAGTTGGCGACGGTTTCGCCGGCCAGTGAGAATCCCGCGATGCGCTCGCAAGTTTCGCTCAGTCCTTCCATGGCATTGAACATGGCGATCTGCGCCGGCAACGGTTTGTAGTCGAACGGCTCGGCGCCGAGATCGCGGATGCGCTGGGACAGCAATTGCGCGTGAACCATCTCTTCATGGGCCGACTCAGCCAAAGTCGCTTTGACATCGAACTCCGGCGTGCTCTTCAACCACGTCCCAAACAAATCCGCCGCCCGCAGTTCATTAAACAACCGGCTCTGCATGACGCGAATCCGCTCTGCGTCTGTCTTCAACGGCACGTAAGAGTAAGCCGGCGGATTGGCGTCGAGACTTCGACAAAATTCCTGCACCGGTGAAAGAATTTCCTGCAAAAATTCTTCACCATTCATAAAGCACCGCCTTCCGAGCACGAACACGATCCACGATCACGATTCTAAACCCGCCAGTCCTTCTGCGAGATATCGATGCCATTGCCCGCCGGATCGTGCACCCGATACTCCGCGAAGGGAATCCGCTCGGGCCGCTTGGTGCCGCGCTTCACGCCGGCCTTTTCGGCGCGCGCCTGCATCTCTTCGTTGCTCTGCACATGAAAACCGAAGTGATTGATGCCAATGGGCTCCTCGGTTCTTTGATACAACAGCGCCAGATTGAAATAGCCGTCGGACACGAAAATCGACGAGCGGTCGGTGCGCTCGACCTCTTTCATGTCGAGCACGGTGCAGTAAAAATCGCGAAGCCGCTGGGGATCGGGCGTGTAAAGGGCGATATGGCGGATTGGCACTAGCCGCTGGCGGTAAGCGACATCGAAGGCGCGCCGGGTGATGCTGATGAGATTGCCATCCGGGTCGCGCAGCTCATGGTCGATACCGGCAATAGAACGGATCTCACGTAGA contains:
- a CDS encoding ferritin-like domain-containing protein, with translation MNGEEFLQEILSPVQEFCRSLDANPPAYSYVPLKTDAERIRVMQSRLFNELRAADLFGTWLKSTPEFDVKATLAESAHEEMVHAQLLSQRIRDLGAEPFDYKPLPAQIAMFNAMEGLSETCERIAGFSLAGETVANYLIQMCLHSSAVPEWIKQPYRKITEDEEGHGSVPQSFIKQYATTDEGQDKVRRAVAMRMVLFREYLASLDRWAMGKDRW